Proteins co-encoded in one Setaria viridis chromosome 9, Setaria_viridis_v4.0, whole genome shotgun sequence genomic window:
- the LOC117836278 gene encoding VAN3-binding protein, which yields MAMEKGWKARDVAGAFSMEAVDEEDDAVAVIPPPQTPLEPMEYLSRSWSVSASEISKILVGGGKKSSGVAAAGSRLPEMTIPEDSVLATSIVPLPCHQQHRDARRNSMSSGHHQSIGRWFQVHHRETCRVKQRGKEKQRAEKAHVHAMVSVARVAAAVAAVAAATSCDAQATKMAAAMASATELLASHCVEAAQHAGARHDQVAGAVQAAVGVRSPGDLMTLTAAAATALRGAATLKQRVQRETRSNASVLPYEKGSEKGHSWSTDIWCKEGELLKRTRKGDLHKTRLSIYINKRSQVMLKLKSKHIGGALSKNNKIVVYGVYSELPTWAEPGKDSMEETCSFGLSTAQGLVEFECESSASKQKWVDDVQNLLRQVALQDQVGNKLGLLKLN from the exons ATGGCGATGGAGAAGGGCTGGAAGGCGAGGGACGTCGCTGGTGCCTTCAGCATGGAGgcggtggacgaggaggacgacgcggTGGCGGTGATACCGCCGCCGCAGACGCCGCTGGAGCCCATGGAGTACCTGTCCCGATCGTGGAGCGTATCCGCGTCAGAGATCTCGAAGATTCTCGTCGGTGGGGGCAAGAAGAGCAGCGGCgttgcggcggcggggagccggCTGCCGGAGATGACCATACCGGAGGACTCCGTGCTCGCCACGTCCATCGTTCCTCTCCCGTGTCATCAACAGCAT AGGGATGCAAGAAGGAATTCCATGAGCAGCGGCCACCACCAGTCGATCGGCAGATGGTTCCAAGTCCACCACAGGGAGACGTGCCGGGTGAAGCAGAGGGGCAAGGAGAAGCAGCGCGCCGAGAAGGCCCACGTGCACGCCATGGTGTCCGTTGCCCGGGTCGCCGCTGCggtggccgccgtcgcggcggccacGAGCTGCGACGCCCAGGCCACCAAGAtggccgcggccatggcgtcgGCCACCGAGCTGTTAGCCTCGCACTGCGTCGAGGCGGCTCAGCACGCGGGGGCGCGCCACGACCAGGTGGCCGGCGCCGTGCAGGCCGCGGTTGGCGTCAGGAGCCCCGGTGATCTGATGACGCTCACGGCGGCAGCAGCCACCG CTCTTCGAGGAGCAGCTACGCTGAAGCAGAGAGTGCAGCGAGAGACGAGGAGCAATGCGAGTGTTCTTCCATACGAGAAGGGGAGCGAGAAGGGTCATTCGTGGAGCACTGACATCTGGTGCAAGGAGGGGGAGCTGCTGAAACGCACAAGAAAAG GGGATTTACACAAGACAAGACTATCTATCTACATCAACAAGAGGTCACAG GTGATGCTGAAGCTGAAAAGCAAACACATTGGAGGTGCACTATCAAAGAACAATAAGA TCGTTGTTTACGGCGTGTACAGCGAGCTTCCAACATGGGCCGAGCCAGGGAAGGACTCCATGGAGGAGACATGCAGCTTCGGCCTGAGCACGGCGCAAGGTCTCGTGGAATTCGAGTGTGAGAGCAGCGCGAGTAAGCAGAAGTGGGTAGACGATGTGCAAAACCTGCTTCGTCAGGTTGCTCTGCAGGATCAAGTAGGAAATAAACTGGGATTACTAAAACTCAACTAG